Proteins encoded by one window of Tunturibacter psychrotolerans:
- the murQ gene encoding N-acetylmuramic acid 6-phosphate etherase, whose amino-acid sequence MATLTMLEQAPTPKPVNRGAADFNDLTTETANTASEGLDTKSALEIARIINHEDAKIAAAVKKALPEIAIVIDTVARSLRDGGRLIYVGAGSSGRIASLDASECPPTYSTAPSQVQYIMAGGPKALASASDVNEDSPEIGQRDIARRRPTRKDIVIGVSASGRTPYVVGAVEYARARGAKTAAITCNLNTPLADVADTTVITEVGPEVISGSTRMKSASAQKMVLNMITTGAMTRLGYVYDNLMVNVHMKNAKLVERGIRVLMKVCDIDRDTAIRTIKSAGKSIPIAVVMLKANVDKMEAVRRLTKSDGNVRLAIDDSRLEL is encoded by the coding sequence ATGGCAACCCTTACCATGCTCGAGCAGGCCCCGACACCAAAACCCGTCAACCGTGGCGCAGCAGACTTCAACGATCTCACCACGGAGACCGCCAACACCGCCTCGGAGGGACTGGACACCAAATCCGCTCTCGAGATCGCCCGCATCATCAATCACGAAGACGCCAAGATCGCAGCCGCAGTCAAAAAAGCGCTGCCTGAAATCGCAATCGTCATCGATACCGTCGCCCGCTCCCTGCGCGATGGTGGCCGACTCATCTACGTTGGCGCTGGTTCCAGCGGCCGCATTGCCTCCCTCGACGCCTCGGAGTGCCCGCCAACTTACTCCACCGCCCCCTCACAGGTCCAGTACATCATGGCTGGCGGCCCAAAGGCTCTCGCCTCTGCCTCCGACGTCAACGAGGACTCGCCAGAAATCGGCCAGCGCGATATCGCCCGCCGACGCCCAACCCGCAAGGACATCGTCATCGGAGTCTCTGCCAGCGGTCGCACGCCCTACGTGGTCGGTGCTGTGGAGTACGCCCGCGCTCGCGGAGCAAAGACCGCCGCGATCACCTGTAACCTCAACACCCCCCTTGCCGACGTTGCTGACACAACCGTCATCACGGAGGTCGGTCCCGAAGTCATCTCCGGCTCGACGCGCATGAAGTCCGCCTCAGCCCAGAAGATGGTGCTCAACATGATCACCACCGGCGCCATGACCCGTCTCGGCTACGTCTACGACAACCTCATGGTCAACGTGCACATGAAGAATGCGAAGCTGGTCGAGCGCGGCATTCGTGTCCTGATGAAGGTCTGCGATATCGACCGCGACACCGCGATCCGCACCATCAAATCAGCAGGTAAATCGATTCCCATCGCAGTCGTCATGCTCAAGGCCAACGTCGACAAGATGGAGGCGGTACGGCGCCTCACAAAATCAGACGGCAACGTTCGCCTCGCCATCGATGACTCTCGCCTGGAGCTCTGA
- the gap gene encoding type I glyceraldehyde-3-phosphate dehydrogenase, with protein MAAVKVGINGFGRIGRNVFRSALGNPDIEFVAVNDLTTPATLAHLLKYDSILGNLKQEITHGADYIAVDGKKIKVFAERDPAKLDWTSVGAQIVVESTGFFTDAEKAKAHLGSTVKKVIISAPATNEDITLVLGVNDGKYEAAKHNIISNASCTTNCLAPVVKVLHDTFGIASGIMTTIHSYTNDQVILDTPHKDLRRARAAALSMIPSSTGAAKALRLVVPAMDGKLDGFSMRVPTPNVSVVDLTFVSEKPITDKSINEALKKAADGELKGILGFTDEELVSSDFKGNPLSSIVDSKLTKVVGQNTGKVISWYDNEWGYSNRVKDLILFLVKKGL; from the coding sequence ATGGCAGCTGTAAAGGTAGGCATTAACGGCTTCGGCCGCATTGGACGCAACGTCTTCCGCTCCGCTCTAGGCAACCCCGACATTGAATTCGTAGCCGTAAACGACCTCACCACTCCCGCCACGCTGGCCCACCTCCTTAAGTACGACTCCATTCTCGGCAACCTGAAGCAGGAGATCACCCACGGAGCCGACTACATCGCAGTCGACGGCAAGAAGATCAAGGTCTTCGCCGAGCGCGATCCCGCCAAGCTGGACTGGACTTCGGTTGGCGCTCAGATCGTCGTTGAGTCCACCGGCTTCTTTACAGACGCGGAGAAGGCCAAGGCTCACCTCGGCAGCACCGTGAAGAAGGTCATCATCTCCGCCCCGGCCACCAACGAAGACATCACCCTCGTGCTCGGCGTCAACGACGGTAAGTACGAAGCTGCGAAGCACAACATTATCTCGAACGCGAGCTGCACGACCAACTGTCTCGCGCCCGTGGTCAAGGTGCTTCACGACACCTTCGGCATTGCCTCCGGCATTATGACCACGATCCACAGCTACACCAACGATCAGGTCATCCTCGATACGCCGCACAAGGATCTGCGCCGTGCTCGCGCCGCCGCCCTCTCGATGATTCCGTCGAGCACCGGCGCCGCCAAAGCCCTGAGGCTCGTTGTTCCTGCAATGGACGGGAAGCTCGACGGCTTCTCGATGCGCGTCCCGACCCCGAACGTCTCTGTGGTCGACCTCACCTTCGTCTCCGAGAAGCCGATCACCGACAAGTCCATCAACGAGGCCCTCAAGAAGGCTGCCGACGGCGAACTCAAGGGCATCCTGGGCTTCACCGACGAGGAACTCGTCTCCTCCGACTTCAAGGGCAACCCCCTCAGCAGCATCGTTGACAGCAAACTGACCAAGGTCGTCGGCCAGAACACCGGCAAGGTCATCAGCTGGTACGACAACGAGTGGGGCTACTCCAACCGCGTGAAGGATCTGATCCTCTTCCTCGTCAAAAAGGGCCTCTAA
- the lepB gene encoding signal peptidase I, with the protein MDQRKGVMHSWLRDLVISVVVSAFIIIFLYQPVRVEGTSMLPMLEDQDRLFINKVAYRVGEIHRGDVVVFLYPHDHEKSYIKRVIALPGDTLRIDHGQVIVNGERVKERYVPTRFADDRSQPEMTVPGHEYFVMGDHRSISSDSRDFGPVDRDLIYGKAAFVYWPMDQAGVVR; encoded by the coding sequence ATGGATCAGCGCAAGGGAGTGATGCACTCCTGGCTGCGCGATCTGGTGATCTCGGTTGTGGTGTCGGCGTTCATCATCATCTTTTTGTACCAACCGGTTCGGGTGGAAGGAACCAGCATGCTGCCGATGCTGGAAGACCAGGACAGGCTATTCATTAACAAAGTGGCCTATCGGGTTGGTGAGATACACCGTGGGGACGTGGTCGTATTTCTGTACCCGCACGACCATGAAAAGAGTTACATCAAGCGGGTGATCGCGCTGCCTGGCGATACTTTGCGGATCGATCATGGACAGGTGATCGTGAACGGCGAACGCGTGAAGGAACGCTACGTCCCAACGCGATTTGCCGATGACAGATCGCAGCCGGAGATGACGGTACCGGGGCATGAGTATTTTGTGATGGGCGATCACCGGTCGATCTCAAGCGACAGCCGCGACTTTGGGCCTGTCGACCGGGATCTGATCTACGGCAAGGCGGCCTTTGTGTACTGGCCGATGGATCAGGCTGGCGTGGTTCGGTAG
- a CDS encoding phosphoglycerate kinase yields MAKLSIRDLDLTDKRVLIRVDFNVPLKDGIITDDTRIRETLPTIEYALRHKAKVILCSHLGRPKGKPVATMSLRPLVDHLRTRLDHILGDDENVAFSPDCIGVVASEMALNLESGQPLLLENLRFHPEEEANDPVFAKKLASLCDIYVNDAFGSAHRAHASTEGVTHFVKQSAAGLLMEKELTYLGKALTEPDKPFVAIIGGAKVSDKIDVIDNLLEKADAIIVGGGMAYTFLNAQGQSTGKSLVEIDKIDVAKAALQKAKAMGVRFLLPIDHILADKFAPNAKTQVFSGDAPFPEDLMALDIGPKSIALFEEEIAEARTIIWNGPMGVFEMPAFARGTNEIAAAVARNHDATTIVGGGDSVAAIQQSGFANRITHISTGGGASLEFLEGKTLPGVAALTENQRFK; encoded by the coding sequence ATGGCCAAGCTATCGATCCGCGACCTCGACCTAACCGACAAGCGCGTCCTCATTCGCGTCGACTTCAACGTGCCGCTCAAAGACGGCATCATCACCGACGACACTCGCATCCGCGAAACGCTTCCCACCATCGAGTACGCGCTGCGCCACAAAGCCAAGGTCATCCTCTGCTCACATCTTGGCCGTCCCAAGGGCAAGCCCGTCGCGACCATGAGTCTTCGTCCCCTGGTCGATCATCTCCGCACGCGGCTCGACCACATCCTCGGTGATGACGAAAACGTAGCCTTCTCCCCTGACTGTATCGGCGTGGTCGCCAGCGAGATGGCGCTCAACCTTGAATCCGGCCAGCCGCTCTTGCTCGAGAACCTCCGCTTCCATCCCGAAGAAGAAGCCAACGATCCTGTCTTCGCAAAGAAACTCGCTTCGCTCTGCGACATATATGTCAACGACGCGTTTGGCAGCGCTCATCGCGCTCACGCCTCCACAGAAGGCGTCACCCACTTCGTAAAACAATCCGCCGCGGGCCTGCTCATGGAAAAAGAGCTGACCTACCTCGGCAAGGCACTCACTGAGCCTGACAAGCCATTCGTCGCGATCATTGGCGGAGCGAAGGTCTCAGACAAGATCGACGTCATCGACAACCTGCTGGAAAAAGCCGACGCCATCATTGTCGGCGGCGGCATGGCTTACACCTTCCTCAATGCACAGGGACAGAGCACCGGCAAGTCTCTCGTCGAGATCGACAAGATCGACGTGGCCAAAGCGGCGCTCCAAAAGGCCAAGGCCATGGGCGTCCGCTTCCTCCTGCCGATCGACCATATCCTTGCCGACAAGTTCGCCCCCAACGCCAAAACGCAGGTCTTTTCCGGTGACGCACCCTTCCCCGAAGATTTGATGGCCCTCGACATCGGTCCCAAATCCATTGCGCTCTTTGAAGAGGAGATCGCCGAGGCTCGCACCATCATCTGGAACGGCCCCATGGGCGTCTTCGAGATGCCTGCCTTCGCTCGTGGCACCAACGAGATCGCCGCAGCCGTCGCGCGCAACCACGACGCGACGACCATCGTCGGCGGCGGAGACTCGGTCGCTGCCATCCAGCAGTCCGGCTTTGCCAACCGCATCACCCACATCTCCACCGGCGGCGGCGCCAGCCTCGAATTCCTCGAAGGCAAAACCCTTCCCGGAGTCGCCGCGCTTACCGAGAACCAGAGGTTTAAGTAA
- the tpiA gene encoding triose-phosphate isomerase, translated as MRKPLIAANWKMYKTPKESLAFLSEFLPLVKDHTSSEIAIFPTMSSLGYVIEATKGTNVTAGAQTMHWLNEGPYTGQTSPTMLESIGCTRVLLGHSERRIYAHETDEMVNLKLKAALEHDLIPVVCVGETLDKRQSGLTEAVLCWQVACALNGVKGTSCGQVVIAYEPVWAIGTGSVATPEQANEAHAIIRREVAKHLGLPCASGMRILYGGSVKPDNVASLMNQPEIDGALVGGASLHAKSFHEIICNATGA; from the coding sequence ATGAGAAAGCCACTGATCGCAGCCAACTGGAAGATGTATAAGACGCCCAAAGAGTCTTTGGCCTTCCTTAGCGAGTTCCTTCCTCTGGTCAAGGACCACACCTCCAGCGAGATCGCAATCTTCCCCACCATGTCTTCGCTTGGCTATGTCATCGAGGCGACCAAAGGCACCAACGTGACCGCCGGCGCCCAGACGATGCACTGGCTCAACGAAGGCCCCTATACGGGCCAGACCTCACCGACCATGCTCGAAAGCATCGGTTGCACCCGCGTGCTGCTCGGCCACTCCGAGCGCCGCATCTACGCTCACGAGACAGACGAAATGGTCAACCTGAAGCTAAAGGCGGCGCTCGAACACGACCTCATTCCCGTTGTCTGCGTCGGCGAAACCCTCGACAAGCGTCAATCCGGACTTACTGAAGCAGTTCTCTGTTGGCAGGTTGCTTGCGCGCTCAACGGAGTCAAGGGCACCTCTTGCGGCCAGGTGGTCATCGCCTACGAGCCCGTCTGGGCCATCGGCACCGGCAGCGTCGCAACCCCCGAGCAGGCCAACGAAGCCCACGCCATCATCCGCCGCGAAGTGGCCAAGCACCTTGGCCTTCCCTGTGCGAGCGGCATGCGCATACTCTACGGCGGCTCCGTTAAACCGGACAACGTCGCCAGCCTGATGAACCAGCCTGAAATCGACGGCGCGCTGGTCGGAGGAGCCAGCCTGCACGCAAAATCCTTCCACGAGATCATCTGCAACGCGACGGGCGCGTAA
- a CDS encoding GNAT family N-acetyltransferase, which produces MSAEAELRGYLKGDLDAIYRLDQLCFSSEFRFGRESMRAFAEADDAVTLIAETTGGEIAGFVIVQVERSWNIVRGYVVTLDVAEKRRRRGLAQTLLQEAERRAATAGALWMELHVFTGNEGAIRFYERSGYARTELKRRFYGGAGLDAFAYRKELGLS; this is translated from the coding sequence GCTGAACTTCGGGGATATCTCAAAGGGGATTTGGACGCGATTTACAGGCTTGATCAGCTGTGTTTTTCGAGCGAATTCCGGTTTGGTCGGGAGTCGATGCGCGCGTTCGCAGAGGCGGATGATGCTGTCACATTGATCGCGGAGACGACAGGAGGCGAGATCGCCGGATTTGTCATTGTCCAGGTAGAACGAAGTTGGAACATCGTTCGTGGGTACGTTGTGACGTTGGATGTAGCGGAGAAGCGCAGAAGAAGAGGTTTGGCTCAAACGCTTTTACAGGAAGCAGAGAGGCGTGCAGCTACTGCCGGTGCGCTATGGATGGAACTGCATGTGTTCACGGGAAACGAGGGAGCGATCCGCTTCTATGAGCGCTCGGGCTATGCGCGAACTGAGCTGAAACGCCGGTTCTATGGCGGAGCCGGATTGGACGCTTTTGCGTATCGCAAGGAACTGGGACTCTCGTAA
- a CDS encoding ATP-binding cassette domain-containing protein, whose amino-acid sequence MPTVGVEFAKVSYTLADGRVLLRDISLELEAGTTTALLGRSGSGKTTLLRMVNRLLTPSAGEVLIAGNQTKDGDMIALRRSIGYVIQETGLFPHMTVERNAGMALELAGRPKQETAERVREVMSLVGLDYEEFHRRYPWQLSGGQRQRVGLARALATDPTVLLMDEPFGALDPLTRAEMQTMLRDLLKRVGKTVLLVTHDLDEALYLAKRVIFLAEGAVVANLPADEVLGSENPHVKDYVRSVHRSVPA is encoded by the coding sequence ATGCCCACGGTTGGCGTTGAGTTCGCGAAGGTGAGCTACACGCTGGCGGATGGGCGTGTTTTGTTGCGCGACATCTCGTTGGAGCTTGAGGCGGGAACAACGACGGCTCTGTTGGGACGTAGTGGATCCGGTAAAACAACGCTGCTGCGCATGGTGAATCGTCTCCTGACGCCTAGTGCGGGTGAAGTGTTGATCGCAGGAAACCAGACAAAAGACGGCGACATGATTGCGCTGCGGCGAAGTATTGGCTACGTCATTCAGGAGACTGGACTCTTTCCCCACATGACCGTGGAACGCAACGCGGGGATGGCATTGGAACTGGCTGGACGACCCAAACAGGAGACCGCCGAACGAGTTCGCGAGGTGATGTCGCTCGTGGGACTCGACTATGAAGAGTTTCATCGGCGATATCCATGGCAGCTCTCTGGCGGCCAGCGCCAGCGGGTAGGGCTTGCACGCGCCCTCGCGACCGACCCCACCGTCCTATTGATGGACGAGCCATTCGGCGCCCTCGATCCTCTCACCCGGGCCGAGATGCAGACTATGTTGCGAGATCTGCTGAAGAGGGTCGGGAAGACCGTTTTGCTGGTCACACATGATCTGGATGAGGCGCTTTATCTGGCCAAGCGGGTCATCTTTCTTGCCGAGGGTGCTGTAGTAGCGAACCTTCCCGCTGACGAAGTCTTAGGCTCGGAAAACCCTCATGTAAAAGATTATGTTCGCTCTGTACATCGTTCGGTGCCCGCATGA
- a CDS encoding RidA family protein codes for MIRKNIPGTSPFEPIIGFSRAVRIGNQVHVSGTGPVGADAVDVSEQTNRCLDLIATALKNAGSSVEHVYRTRMYLTHAADWEAVGHVHGKFFGQIRPAATMVVVAALLNPAWRIEIEADAWIPE; via the coding sequence ATGATCCGCAAAAACATTCCCGGCACTTCTCCCTTCGAACCGATCATCGGCTTCTCCCGCGCCGTTCGCATCGGCAACCAGGTTCATGTCTCGGGCACAGGCCCCGTTGGCGCGGATGCGGTGGATGTATCCGAGCAGACCAACCGATGCCTGGACCTCATAGCCACGGCCCTCAAGAATGCAGGCAGCTCTGTGGAGCACGTGTACCGCACCCGCATGTACCTCACCCACGCCGCAGACTGGGAGGCTGTCGGTCATGTTCACGGCAAGTTTTTCGGACAGATTCGCCCAGCCGCAACGATGGTCGTCGTCGCCGCGCTGCTCAACCCGGCCTGGCGGATCGAGATCGAAGCCGATGCGTGGATCCCCGAATAA
- the murA gene encoding UDP-N-acetylglucosamine 1-carboxyvinyltransferase: MDKFVVRGGNPLLGTIKVSGAKNSALPCMAAAILTEDEVILENIPQVNDIETERKLLTSMGAEVELGYGRAQHRTRIKCAILSDPVAKYEIVKTMRASSLVLGPLIARTGIARVAMPGGCAIGGRPIDLHINGLEAMGATITQDHGYLEARADRLKGAHIVFDKITVTGTEDLLMAATLAEGESVFENCAREPEVTDLAALLIAMGAKIEGAGTGTIRIQGVSKLHGARHRINPDRIEAGTFLIAGAITGGDLNIDCCEPKHLGALISKLEQCGVKIDVGADHVRVRSGGELKAADITTEEYPGFPTDMQAQYMALATQAEGTSTVIENIFENRFMHVQELIRMGANIMISGRTATVRGKTPLQSAAVMCSDLRASASLVLAALVADGETILDRVYHLDRGYEHFEEKLRGVGAQIRRMGDVFGKK, encoded by the coding sequence ATGGACAAGTTCGTAGTGCGCGGCGGAAATCCCCTTCTCGGTACCATCAAAGTCTCCGGAGCGAAAAACTCCGCCCTCCCGTGCATGGCCGCCGCCATCCTGACCGAAGACGAGGTCATCCTCGAAAACATCCCTCAGGTCAACGACATTGAGACCGAGCGCAAACTGCTCACCAGCATGGGCGCCGAGGTCGAGCTCGGATATGGTCGCGCCCAGCACCGCACTCGCATCAAGTGCGCTATCCTCTCCGATCCGGTCGCCAAATACGAGATCGTGAAGACTATGCGCGCAAGCTCACTGGTCCTCGGCCCGCTCATTGCACGCACCGGCATTGCACGTGTCGCCATGCCCGGAGGCTGCGCCATCGGTGGCCGCCCCATCGACCTCCACATCAACGGCCTCGAAGCCATGGGCGCCACCATAACCCAGGATCATGGTTATCTCGAAGCCCGCGCCGACCGGCTCAAGGGCGCACACATCGTCTTCGACAAGATCACTGTCACCGGAACCGAAGACCTCCTGATGGCCGCCACGCTTGCCGAGGGAGAATCCGTCTTCGAGAACTGTGCCCGCGAGCCCGAAGTCACCGATCTCGCTGCCCTGCTCATCGCCATGGGAGCAAAGATCGAAGGCGCAGGTACCGGAACCATTCGCATTCAGGGCGTCTCCAAACTCCACGGTGCACGTCATCGTATCAACCCGGACCGCATCGAAGCCGGAACCTTTCTCATCGCGGGAGCCATCACCGGCGGAGATCTCAACATCGATTGTTGTGAACCCAAGCACCTCGGCGCACTCATCAGCAAGCTCGAGCAGTGCGGCGTCAAGATCGACGTCGGCGCCGACCACGTTCGCGTCCGCTCCGGCGGCGAACTCAAGGCCGCAGACATTACCACCGAAGAGTATCCCGGCTTCCCCACCGACATGCAGGCTCAGTACATGGCGCTCGCCACTCAGGCCGAAGGCACCAGCACCGTCATCGAAAACATCTTCGAAAATCGGTTCATGCACGTGCAGGAGCTGATCCGCATGGGCGCAAACATCATGATCTCCGGCCGCACCGCAACCGTCCGCGGCAAGACACCCCTGCAATCAGCCGCCGTCATGTGCTCGGACCTCCGCGCCTCTGCCTCTCTCGTTCTCGCTGCTCTGGTGGCCGACGGCGAAACCATCCTCGACCGCGTCTACCACCTCGACCGTGGCTACGAGCACTTCGAGGAGAAGCTTCGCGGGGTCGGCGCCCAGATCCGCCGCATGGGAGACGTCTTCGGGAAAAAGTAA
- a CDS encoding class D sortase: MRMLAYAERLLWTCGLLCVGYCLVLGVQARGTQRLAERIGEPLPAENVASAGRTTEDVIGRIEIPALALSAPITADYDGNSLRRGVGHIPGTAVPGGLGTVGLAGHRDSFFRPLRRIAAKMEVRLIDKTGIYHYVVDSTEIVSPDKVEVLNIAARPELTLITCFPFDYVGAAPERFIVHAHLLSASPDGVSAIH, from the coding sequence ATGCGAATGCTCGCATACGCTGAACGTCTCCTTTGGACGTGTGGTCTCCTTTGTGTTGGATACTGCCTGGTGCTGGGTGTTCAGGCAAGGGGTACGCAGAGACTCGCTGAGCGGATCGGCGAGCCTCTGCCAGCGGAAAACGTCGCGTCGGCAGGGCGCACGACAGAGGATGTGATTGGCAGGATTGAGATTCCCGCGCTCGCATTGTCGGCGCCGATCACTGCCGATTATGATGGAAACAGTCTGCGTAGAGGAGTAGGCCATATTCCCGGGACTGCGGTGCCGGGTGGTCTTGGTACGGTGGGGCTGGCAGGGCATCGCGATTCGTTCTTCCGGCCACTTCGCAGGATCGCCGCGAAGATGGAGGTTCGCCTGATCGACAAAACTGGCATCTATCACTATGTGGTGGACTCTACCGAGATTGTGAGTCCAGACAAAGTAGAGGTGCTCAATATTGCTGCAAGACCAGAGCTGACATTGATCACCTGTTTTCCGTTCGACTATGTGGGCGCCGCGCCGGAACGCTTTATTGTTCATGCTCACTTATTGTCCGCTTCCCCCGACGGGGTTTCTGCGATCCATTAG
- a CDS encoding ATP-binding protein, which produces MRRRPRRGPNDSESTGKSGQELPSNQPAPLRPSYPEAAPVRAAEPTPVTVKHVAEPAAEAASAETFSGTTAPVAENAAPEPKIVVETQPESLATPPAELTATKSPKGYVVLAIGLPGSGKTTWYKRRGVTPLSSDLLRTLLFDDITEQRYQGLVFSTLRSLLRARLIAKMPWNYVDATNLSPHERRQWIKMAKSFGYEVQAVFFDVPLAVCMERNSKRDRQVTDEVMQKMAERLKPPTFKEGFEKITVVRVKGQPGTAGEPAPVDSVPDTAE; this is translated from the coding sequence ATGAGACGACGCCCTAGACGTGGACCGAATGATTCGGAGTCCACGGGGAAAAGTGGGCAGGAGTTGCCCTCGAACCAACCAGCTCCCCTGAGACCAAGCTACCCGGAGGCTGCGCCGGTACGCGCCGCAGAGCCAACGCCAGTAACGGTCAAACATGTTGCAGAACCAGCTGCTGAAGCTGCCTCTGCCGAGACGTTTAGCGGCACAACCGCACCGGTAGCAGAGAACGCAGCGCCAGAACCAAAGATTGTGGTGGAGACCCAGCCAGAGTCACTTGCAACGCCGCCCGCCGAGCTGACTGCGACCAAGTCGCCAAAAGGTTATGTCGTGCTCGCGATTGGCCTGCCTGGGTCGGGCAAGACGACCTGGTACAAGCGTCGCGGCGTGACCCCGTTGTCGAGCGATCTGCTGCGGACGTTGCTCTTTGACGACATCACCGAGCAGCGCTACCAGGGGCTGGTGTTTTCGACGCTCCGCAGCCTACTGCGCGCCAGGCTTATCGCCAAGATGCCGTGGAATTACGTCGATGCGACGAACCTGTCTCCCCATGAGCGCAGGCAATGGATCAAGATGGCCAAGAGCTTCGGTTACGAGGTACAGGCGGTATTCTTCGACGTGCCCCTGGCCGTATGCATGGAACGCAACTCGAAGCGCGATCGCCAGGTAACTGACGAGGTGATGCAGAAGATGGCCGAACGCTTGAAGCCCCCCACCTTCAAAGAAGGCTTCGAAAAGATCACAGTGGTGCGCGTAAAAGGCCAGCCCGGCACAGCAGGAGAGCCGGCCCCTGTGGATTCGGTTCCGGACACCGCAGAGTAA
- a CDS encoding pyridoxamine 5'-phosphate oxidase family protein yields the protein MSRFQELAFTPLVKQHQQEHGSRRQYERMAEHSPSGSTLGPDEQTFIGLRDSFYMASVSETGWPYVQHRGGPKGFVHPIDSSLIGFADLRGNKQYISLGNFDHDPRVALFFMDYPNQTRLKILGRVEVHEHDSKAPALIESFRPADKSSVVERVILVHVEGFDWNCPQHITPRYTVEEFQEALAPLTQKLAKLDEENAKLREKLRSLK from the coding sequence ATGAGTCGCTTTCAGGAACTCGCCTTTACACCACTCGTCAAACAACATCAGCAGGAGCATGGCAGCCGGCGCCAATACGAGCGCATGGCAGAGCACTCACCATCAGGGAGTACTCTCGGTCCGGATGAGCAGACTTTCATAGGCCTTCGCGACAGTTTTTATATGGCTTCGGTCAGCGAGACCGGCTGGCCTTATGTGCAGCACCGCGGCGGTCCGAAGGGCTTCGTTCACCCCATCGATTCCAGTCTGATCGGCTTCGCAGACTTGCGCGGAAACAAGCAGTACATCAGCCTGGGAAACTTTGATCACGACCCTCGCGTCGCTCTCTTCTTCATGGATTATCCCAATCAGACACGCCTGAAGATTCTCGGCCGCGTCGAGGTTCACGAGCACGACTCAAAAGCCCCGGCGCTGATCGAATCCTTCCGGCCAGCGGACAAATCTTCGGTCGTCGAAAGGGTCATCCTCGTTCACGTCGAAGGCTTCGACTGGAACTGCCCGCAGCACATCACTCCTCGCTACACGGTAGAAGAGTTTCAGGAAGCCCTTGCGCCTCTCACTCAAAAGCTCGCGAAGCTCGATGAAGAGAATGCAAAACTGCGCGAGAAGCTTCGCAGTCTGAAATAG
- a CDS encoding DUF4919 domain-containing protein has protein sequence MMRLRHHQLPRFTLCLLGYVFVSTAFGLDSAKVAQAKYDGLKAKVQSGDINVDWRELRLDAVVADVDGEFDWHQANTAGVAAFNAGDYEGALRKGQEIIQHNIANGDGHFLAMVSLKHLGKQEETAKEKLIVDQIVQSIMSSGDGKTADTAWFTVSTSEEYFIIRILGLKPKSQALVKNGTHSLDRMAVVGEDGKETTLWFNTDTDIELTRRAGES, from the coding sequence ATGATGAGACTTCGTCACCATCAATTGCCGCGCTTTACTTTGTGTTTGCTTGGATACGTATTCGTCTCTACCGCATTTGGTCTCGACAGTGCCAAGGTCGCTCAGGCGAAATATGATGGGCTCAAGGCAAAGGTACAGAGCGGCGACATCAACGTCGATTGGCGAGAACTACGGCTGGATGCAGTCGTTGCAGATGTCGACGGCGAATTCGATTGGCATCAAGCGAACACAGCTGGCGTGGCCGCATTCAACGCGGGTGATTACGAGGGGGCGCTCCGCAAGGGACAGGAGATCATTCAACACAACATCGCAAACGGGGACGGACACTTTCTTGCGATGGTTTCGCTGAAGCATCTTGGAAAACAAGAGGAGACCGCGAAGGAAAAACTAATCGTCGATCAAATCGTGCAATCCATAATGAGTTCCGGGGATGGCAAGACTGCTGACACGGCTTGGTTTACGGTAAGCACCTCGGAAGAATATTTCATCATCCGCATTCTAGGACTGAAACCGAAATCTCAGGCGCTGGTCAAGAACGGAACGCACTCACTGGACAGGATGGCGGTAGTGGGAGAAGACGGCAAGGAAACCACACTCTGGTTTAACACAGATACAGACATCGAATTAACCCGCAGAGCTGGGGAAAGTTAA